In Deinococcus yavapaiensis KR-236, one genomic interval encodes:
- the rpmA gene encoding 50S ribosomal protein L27 translates to MAHKKGVGSSKNGRDSNPKYLGVKKFGGEVVRAGNILVRQRGTKFQAGKGVGMGRDHTLFALVDGQVVFDNKGGKGRFISVQPAAAIAAD, encoded by the coding sequence ATGGCACACAAGAAGGGCGTAGGCTCCTCGAAGAACGGGCGCGACAGCAACCCGAAGTACCTCGGCGTGAAGAAGTTCGGCGGCGAAGTCGTGCGCGCGGGCAACATCCTCGTGCGTCAGCGCGGCACGAAGTTCCAAGCAGGCAAGGGCGTCGGCATGGGCCGCGACCACACCCTGTTCGCGCTCGTCGACGGCCAAGTCGTCTTCGACAACAAGGGCGGCAAGGGCCGTTTCATCAGCGTCCAGCCGGCCGCGGCCATCGCGGCGGACTGA
- the rsfS gene encoding ribosome silencing factor, with amino-acid sequence MIDTYVRKQLETIAAAAEERRAEDIIVLDLTDVSSTLEFFVICTATAGLQLNAVVQNIREKAREVGLPAPSVEGPSERWLLMSFGSIVVHVMTREARDYYDLEGLWIDARTLDFAS; translated from the coding sequence ATGATTGACACTTATGTTCGCAAGCAACTGGAAACCATCGCCGCCGCCGCCGAAGAGCGCCGCGCCGAGGACATCATCGTGCTGGACTTGACGGACGTCTCCAGCACCTTGGAGTTCTTCGTGATCTGCACCGCCACGGCGGGCCTGCAGCTCAACGCGGTCGTGCAGAACATCCGCGAAAAGGCGCGCGAAGTCGGCTTGCCCGCTCCGAGCGTCGAAGGGCCCAGCGAACGCTGGCTGCTCATGAGCTTCGGTTCGATCGTCGTGCATGTCATGACGCGCGAGGCGCGCGACTACTACGACCTCGAAGGGCTCTGGATCGACGCCCGGACGCTCGACTTCGCGTCCTGA
- a CDS encoding methylglyoxal synthase, translated as MTQAHKTQVALIAHDKKKLDLALFALAYKDILSRFTLVATGTTGGLLQDKTGLRIERVLSGPLGGDQQIGARIAEDKVLAVIFFRDPLTAQPHEPDVTALVRLCDVHDVPLATNPATAGAVMLWLAERAQALSAGV; from the coding sequence ATGACGCAGGCCCACAAGACGCAAGTCGCCCTCATCGCGCACGACAAGAAGAAGCTCGATCTCGCCCTGTTCGCCCTCGCGTACAAGGACATCTTGTCGCGCTTCACCCTCGTGGCGACGGGCACGACCGGAGGGCTGCTGCAAGACAAGACGGGCCTGCGCATCGAACGCGTCCTTTCCGGTCCGCTCGGAGGCGACCAACAGATCGGCGCGCGCATCGCCGAGGACAAGGTCCTCGCCGTGATCTTCTTTCGCGATCCTCTCACCGCACAGCCGCACGAGCCCGACGTCACGGCCCTCGTACGGCTGTGCGACGTGCACGACGTACCTCTGGCGACGAACCCCGCGACCGCCGGGGCCGTCATGCTGTGGCTCGCCGAACGGGCGCAGGCGCTCAGCGCGGGCGTTTGA
- a CDS encoding lysylphosphatidylglycerol synthase transmembrane domain-containing protein yields MPRRSRVRLDLLLHAVVLIGVAWAALTFVRAGDVAAALSRLQPALVLLVLGLGVLYTVFRSFIFAVVTRGVSDLPTALVMRAYLSAEATALLPGGVAARTALLNQLGVPVSRGLVPVLAVSILDQVFFGLVLIVAVVILPDARSAAWLLPVLVLLLVLLSVPAARNFVGRLVQPLLARFGARDGWAHFEEALRGTLRPSRLAFAFLLTVLAFTLKVFVLSLCLREVGVQLPPSLLLFAFVLPTLAGRLTPTPGGAGVTEAGMVAFLATFGGVAVEDGLVATLLFRAATVFVPALLGGVLYGAAWRGSKHLERT; encoded by the coding sequence GTGCCTCGCCGTTCGCGCGTTCGCCTCGACCTCCTGTTGCACGCCGTCGTCCTGATCGGCGTCGCGTGGGCCGCCCTGACCTTCGTGCGGGCGGGCGACGTGGCGGCGGCGCTCTCACGGTTGCAGCCCGCCTTGGTGTTGCTCGTGCTGGGCCTCGGCGTGTTGTACACCGTGTTTCGCAGCTTCATCTTCGCCGTGGTGACGCGCGGAGTGAGCGACCTGCCGACGGCGCTCGTGATGCGCGCCTACCTCTCGGCGGAAGCGACCGCCTTGCTGCCGGGCGGCGTCGCGGCGAGGACGGCATTGTTGAATCAGCTCGGCGTGCCCGTTTCGCGCGGCCTCGTGCCCGTCCTCGCGGTCAGCATTCTCGATCAGGTGTTCTTCGGTCTCGTGCTGATCGTCGCCGTCGTCATTCTCCCGGACGCCCGCTCCGCCGCTTGGCTGCTGCCGGTTCTCGTCTTGCTGTTGGTGCTGCTGAGCGTTCCGGCCGCGCGAAACTTCGTGGGTCGGCTCGTGCAGCCCCTCTTGGCCCGCTTCGGCGCGCGAGACGGCTGGGCGCACTTCGAGGAGGCCCTTCGCGGGACCTTGCGCCCGTCGCGGTTGGCGTTCGCGTTCCTGCTCACGGTGCTCGCGTTCACGCTGAAGGTGTTCGTGCTGTCACTGTGTCTGCGCGAAGTCGGCGTGCAGTTGCCACCGTCGCTCCTGCTGTTCGCGTTCGTATTGCCGACCCTCGCCGGGCGCCTCACGCCCACGCCCGGTGGAGCGGGCGTCACGGAGGCGGGCATGGTGGCGTTTCTCGCGACGTTCGGCGGCGTCGCGGTAGAGGACGGCCTCGTGGCGACCTTGCTGTTCCGCGCGGCCACCGTCTTCGTTCCCGCCCTGCTCGGCGGCGTGCTCTACGGCGCCGCGTGGCGCGGCTCGAAACATCTTGAGAGGACTTGA
- a CDS encoding LCP family protein, protein MRPSGARTFYSENVRTVPLWRALQLSAIALASVSLAGYWTMTSTAGEARRVAQTTPGTPPQFTMLLAGRDIAYCYYHTPCKDQNSPEARKMTNTDTIMLLRVSASGVNVLSIPRDTQAGEFRTDLTWSAQKVNASYSFGGPERLVQRVEEITGDRIDYYAVVKTTYVASVIDALGGLDVNVPEPGIEWIDNAANVNFKLSPGQHHLAGPEAVLYMRVRKGFGDDYGRMDHQKAAIAQLVGKLKSARGLAALPTLLFGFQEGVETNADPAMLEQMRPFLGDYALNFATLPTTEIRGTTNLAPDRAALARLWGSGAPTLVAQQKASVRIFDASGENLGQKLAWALKGRGYVVSNVEAQPAHDESSQVFTVDEVGSATDLASLLGLPRLQGLRFPVETGEVGVLLGRDALQHFAELAALNPPRESAHLNGVTHD, encoded by the coding sequence ATGAGACCGTCCGGCGCGCGAACGTTCTACTCGGAGAACGTGCGGACGGTGCCGCTTTGGCGCGCCCTGCAACTCTCGGCGATCGCCTTGGCGTCCGTGTCCTTGGCGGGGTACTGGACGATGACGAGCACCGCCGGAGAGGCGCGTCGCGTCGCTCAAACCACGCCCGGCACGCCGCCGCAATTCACGATGCTCCTCGCCGGACGCGACATCGCGTACTGCTACTACCACACGCCTTGCAAAGATCAGAATTCACCTGAAGCCCGCAAGATGACGAACACCGACACGATCATGCTGCTGCGCGTGTCGGCGTCGGGCGTGAACGTCTTGTCGATTCCGCGCGACACCCAAGCGGGCGAGTTTCGCACCGACCTCACCTGGAGCGCGCAGAAGGTCAACGCGTCGTACTCGTTCGGCGGCCCCGAACGCCTCGTACAACGCGTCGAGGAAATCACGGGCGACCGAATCGACTACTACGCGGTCGTGAAGACGACGTACGTCGCGAGCGTCATCGACGCGCTCGGCGGCCTGGACGTCAACGTTCCCGAGCCGGGCATCGAGTGGATCGACAACGCCGCGAACGTGAACTTCAAGTTGTCGCCCGGTCAGCATCACCTCGCGGGTCCTGAGGCCGTGCTGTACATGCGGGTCCGCAAAGGATTCGGGGACGACTACGGACGCATGGATCACCAGAAAGCCGCCATCGCGCAACTCGTGGGCAAGCTCAAGTCAGCTCGCGGCCTCGCCGCCTTGCCGACGCTGCTGTTCGGCTTTCAAGAAGGCGTGGAAACCAACGCGGACCCCGCCATGTTGGAGCAGATGCGGCCGTTCCTCGGAGATTACGCGCTCAACTTCGCCACGCTACCCACCACCGAAATTCGCGGCACCACCAACCTCGCGCCGGATCGAGCGGCGCTCGCACGCTTGTGGGGATCGGGAGCGCCGACGCTCGTGGCGCAGCAGAAAGCCAGCGTGCGCATCTTCGACGCCTCGGGCGAAAACCTCGGGCAGAAGCTCGCGTGGGCCCTCAAAGGGCGTGGTTACGTCGTATCGAACGTCGAGGCGCAACCCGCGCACGACGAGAGCAGTCAAGTCTTCACCGTCGACGAGGTCGGCAGCGCGACGGACCTCGCGTCGCTGTTGGGCTTGCCGCGCCTGCAAGGTCTGCGCTTCCCCGTCGAGACAGGCGAAGTGGGCGTCCTGCTCGGCCGCGACGCCCTGCAACACTTCGCGGAACTCGCCGCTTTGAATCCTCCGCGCGAAAGCGCGCACCTCAATGGAGTGACCCATGATTGA
- a CDS encoding molybdopterin oxidoreductase family protein gives MSHAASFRDVLLTCPLDCPDACRLKVRLQRGEDGSERAVKVTGDSDHPITKGFACAKTVHYPARQYHEDRPLHPLKKVNGEFVRVTWDEALDEIAERLRVILDRDGSDAILRYNYAGTMGLMEGSHVHAFFRALGAPELDETICATAGSAAWELGYGAPRMGVDPEDVPHARLILLWGINSLTTNSHLTPWLTQARKNGARIVHVDPYRNKTSLYADTHLKIRPGTDAALVLGVSRIVIERGWHDREYIERATEGFEAFEAATREWTLDKTSEVTGLSEEEIVDLATALGTTRPTYIRVGYGMTRHERGGTNLRAVTLLPALLGDWKYRGGGANLTTSGAFQLNRRKLGAGHLVKPGVKRVNMNELASALAPEAGFKAAFVYNCNPAAVAPDSGRVKAGLAREDLLVVVLEQAMTETARLADFVLPATTFMEHADVYTSYGHHYLSYNPRTLEPLGEARPNTWVFQELARRLGLTEETIYWSVDDLLAHLLDTRHPHLAGVTPDRLKDEGSVRLTLPEVFLPYANGAATSSGKVRFTPAPLHVSPNALLSDEFPLRLLTPPAHHFLNSTYGNLANLRQAEGGEPHVMVHPKDAQRYGLDDGELCTIASEVGAAVRRVRVTDAVQPSVAVVEGTWWGLSAPDGTSINEVTAQTLTDLGGGSTFHNTRVRLTPVTVTTPRALQEA, from the coding sequence ATGTCCCATGCCGCCTCGTTCCGCGACGTGCTGCTGACCTGTCCTCTCGACTGCCCCGATGCCTGCCGTCTCAAAGTGCGCCTTCAGCGGGGCGAGGACGGAAGCGAACGCGCCGTGAAGGTCACGGGAGACTCCGACCATCCCATCACGAAGGGCTTCGCGTGCGCCAAGACCGTGCATTACCCCGCGCGGCAATACCACGAGGACCGTCCCTTGCATCCCTTGAAGAAAGTGAACGGCGAGTTCGTGCGCGTCACTTGGGACGAGGCGCTCGACGAGATCGCCGAGCGCCTCCGAGTGATCTTGGACCGGGACGGTTCCGACGCGATCTTGCGTTACAACTACGCGGGCACGATGGGTCTCATGGAAGGCAGCCACGTCCACGCCTTCTTCCGCGCGCTCGGCGCGCCCGAACTCGACGAGACGATCTGCGCGACCGCCGGAAGCGCCGCGTGGGAACTCGGCTACGGCGCGCCGCGAATGGGCGTCGATCCCGAGGACGTGCCGCACGCCCGACTCATTTTGCTGTGGGGCATCAACTCCCTCACGACGAACAGCCACCTCACGCCGTGGTTGACCCAGGCGAGGAAGAACGGCGCGCGCATCGTGCACGTCGATCCGTACCGCAACAAGACGAGCTTGTACGCCGACACTCACCTCAAGATTCGCCCCGGCACGGACGCCGCCCTCGTCCTTGGCGTCTCCAGGATCGTCATCGAGCGCGGCTGGCACGACCGCGAATACATCGAGCGCGCCACGGAAGGCTTTGAGGCCTTCGAGGCGGCGACGCGCGAGTGGACGCTCGACAAGACCAGCGAGGTCACGGGCCTGTCCGAAGAAGAGATCGTCGATCTCGCGACGGCGCTCGGCACCACCCGCCCGACGTACATTCGCGTCGGGTACGGCATGACGCGTCACGAGCGCGGCGGCACGAACTTGCGCGCCGTGACATTGCTGCCCGCCCTGCTCGGCGACTGGAAGTATCGTGGCGGCGGCGCGAATCTCACGACGAGCGGCGCGTTTCAACTCAACCGCCGTAAGCTCGGCGCGGGTCATCTCGTGAAGCCGGGCGTGAAGCGCGTGAACATGAACGAGCTCGCGTCCGCCCTCGCGCCCGAAGCGGGCTTCAAGGCGGCGTTCGTGTACAACTGCAATCCCGCCGCCGTCGCGCCCGACTCGGGCCGCGTGAAGGCGGGCCTCGCGCGTGAAGACCTCCTCGTCGTGGTGCTGGAGCAGGCCATGACCGAGACGGCGCGCCTCGCCGACTTCGTCCTGCCCGCCACGACGTTCATGGAGCACGCGGACGTGTACACCAGTTACGGCCACCACTACCTCTCGTACAATCCGCGCACACTCGAACCGCTCGGCGAGGCGCGCCCCAACACCTGGGTCTTTCAGGAACTCGCCCGCCGCCTCGGCCTGACCGAGGAGACGATCTACTGGAGCGTCGACGACCTCCTCGCGCACCTGCTCGACACGCGCCATCCGCACCTCGCGGGCGTCACGCCCGACCGCCTCAAGGACGAAGGCAGCGTGAGGCTCACTCTTCCCGAGGTGTTCTTGCCGTACGCGAACGGTGCGGCGACGAGCTCTGGCAAGGTGCGGTTCACGCCCGCTCCCTTGCACGTCTCGCCGAACGCCCTTCTGTCCGACGAGTTTCCGTTGCGACTTCTCACGCCGCCCGCGCATCACTTCTTGAACTCCACGTACGGCAATCTCGCCAACTTGCGGCAAGCCGAAGGCGGCGAGCCGCACGTCATGGTGCATCCCAAGGACGCGCAACGCTACGGCTTGGACGACGGGGAACTGTGCACCATCGCGTCGGAAGTCGGCGCCGCCGTGCGGCGCGTACGCGTCACGGACGCCGTTCAGCCGAGCGTCGCTGTCGTCGAAGGAACGTGGTGGGGCCTCTCGGCGCCCGACGGAACGAGCATCAACGAGGTCACCGCCCAAACCTTGACGGATCTCGGCGGTGGCAGCACCTTCCACAACACCCGCGTGCGGCTCACGCCCGTCACCGTGACCACCCCGAGGGCCCTCCAAGAAGCGTAG
- the yqeK gene encoding bis(5'-nucleosyl)-tetraphosphatase (symmetrical) YqeK, giving the protein MVKPRRFEHVLRVAHLAADIAAANGVDVPRAFAAGVLHDVARDLPDSELLRLATPECAIDAAHPLALHGRAGRVLLERWGFTDRVVLEAVEDHTTGPRPGNLVSACVYIADVSEPGRGVNADIRELALSDLDGALKRSIGSKVRYLCGRGIEVHPRTMATFQALGLQE; this is encoded by the coding sequence ATGGTCAAGCCGCGTCGCTTCGAGCATGTGCTGCGCGTCGCGCACCTCGCGGCGGACATCGCCGCCGCGAACGGCGTGGACGTGCCCCGCGCCTTCGCGGCGGGTGTACTTCACGACGTGGCGCGCGACTTGCCCGACAGCGAGTTGCTTCGCCTCGCCACGCCCGAGTGCGCCATCGACGCCGCGCACCCCCTCGCCTTGCACGGCCGCGCGGGCCGCGTCTTGCTGGAACGCTGGGGCTTCACGGACCGCGTGGTGTTGGAGGCCGTGGAAGACCACACGACGGGACCGCGCCCGGGCAACCTCGTGTCGGCTTGCGTGTACATCGCCGACGTCAGCGAGCCGGGACGCGGCGTGAACGCCGACATTCGCGAGCTCGCCTTGAGCGACCTCGACGGCGCCTTGAAGCGCTCCATCGGGTCGAAGGTGCGTTACCTGTGCGGGCGGGGCATCGAGGTGCATCCGCGAACCATGGCCACGTTCCAAGCGCTGGGGTTGCAGGAATGA
- a CDS encoding diacylglycerol/lipid kinase family protein, with translation MNLQATIIFNSNAGGANRVDVPALERALHDAGYDPVSHATADETELDRALDAASGLVVAIGGDGTLRATALRLLGRDLPLTVLPLGTANNIARTFGVEGDPLKLASGLRDPHKRPLDVGVVRAPWGEQHFLEACGVGLYADTLAAYDPEEGKSVQRALSALSSTLGTYAPLDLHAKIDGRDASGGYFLFEALNTTATGPRLRLAPSADPSDGLLDFVLVDASERDSTLAYLRALLVGEFDALPSVRTERGSSLDVGWNGSAWHVDGEVWPPRDTPLPLPSDEVRITVDVLPSALELFLPRVEVSV, from the coding sequence TTGAACTTGCAAGCGACGATCATCTTCAATTCGAACGCCGGAGGCGCGAATCGCGTGGATGTGCCCGCCTTGGAGCGCGCTCTGCACGACGCCGGTTACGATCCGGTCAGCCACGCGACTGCCGACGAGACGGAGTTGGATCGCGCTCTCGACGCCGCGAGCGGGCTCGTCGTCGCGATCGGCGGGGACGGCACCTTGCGGGCGACCGCCCTTCGCCTCTTGGGACGCGACCTTCCCCTCACGGTCTTGCCGCTCGGCACGGCGAACAACATCGCGCGGACCTTCGGCGTGGAAGGCGACCCGCTCAAGCTCGCCTCGGGGCTGAGAGATCCGCACAAAAGGCCGCTCGACGTGGGCGTGGTGCGTGCGCCGTGGGGCGAGCAACACTTCCTGGAGGCGTGCGGCGTCGGCTTGTACGCCGATACGCTCGCCGCGTACGACCCCGAGGAAGGCAAGAGCGTTCAACGCGCCTTGTCCGCCTTGTCCTCGACGCTCGGCACGTACGCGCCGCTGGACTTGCACGCCAAGATCGACGGGCGGGACGCGAGCGGCGGTTATTTCCTCTTCGAGGCGTTGAACACCACGGCGACCGGACCGAGGCTCAGGCTCGCTCCGAGCGCCGACCCGTCGGACGGACTGCTCGACTTCGTGCTCGTAGACGCGAGCGAGCGCGACTCGACCCTCGCGTACCTGCGCGCCCTGCTCGTCGGTGAGTTCGACGCCTTGCCCAGCGTGCGAACCGAACGCGGTTCCTCGCTCGACGTCGGCTGGAACGGCTCGGCGTGGCACGTCGACGGGGAAGTATGGCCGCCGCGCGACACGCCGCTTCCCTTGCCCAGCGACGAGGTGCGCATCACGGTGGACGTCTTGCCGAGCGCCTTGGAATTGTTCTTGCCGCGTGTGGAGGTGAGCGTGTGA
- the obgE gene encoding GTPase ObgE has translation MAFRDVLDIEVIAGNGGDGAMSFHRAKYLEKGGPDGGHGGKGGSVLLRAVNNIASLETLVGKRKFKADNGRYGEGRLRNGADGEDLVIEVPVGTTAFDADTGKVVADLTAIGQVKVVAKGGTGGRGNSVFVTATRQAPRFAELGTKGQKRRLRLELRLIADVGLVGYPNAGKSSLLAALSRANPLVADYPFTTLSPILGVVEDAERDRRFTMADIPGIIEGASEGKGLGLEFLRHISRTRLLVYVLAADRDPARELASLQAELRSYDPSLLDSVGLIALNKVDLVDDEIGAMIEADLAETGLPILRVSAAEEIGLDELRETIFDLLPSRELWAQTHALEEEPETVAAPEPLKVVLSADQSTDEERVFVVTGGGFEERLSRFERHITDAAEYLTGYFKRQGLTNALKRAGAREGDTVVIGPFRFEYFEDD, from the coding sequence GTGGCGTTTCGTGACGTGCTCGACATCGAAGTGATCGCAGGAAACGGTGGGGACGGCGCGATGAGTTTTCACCGCGCGAAGTACCTCGAGAAGGGCGGTCCGGACGGCGGCCACGGCGGCAAGGGCGGAAGCGTCCTGCTGCGCGCCGTGAACAACATCGCCTCCCTGGAAACCCTCGTGGGGAAGCGCAAGTTCAAGGCCGACAACGGCCGGTACGGCGAGGGCCGCTTGCGCAACGGCGCGGACGGTGAGGACCTCGTGATCGAAGTGCCGGTCGGCACGACTGCCTTCGACGCCGACACCGGCAAGGTCGTCGCCGATCTCACGGCGATCGGCCAGGTGAAGGTCGTGGCCAAAGGCGGCACGGGCGGGCGCGGCAACTCCGTGTTCGTCACGGCGACGCGGCAAGCGCCGCGGTTCGCGGAGCTCGGCACGAAGGGCCAGAAGCGGCGCCTGCGTTTGGAGTTGCGCCTCATCGCCGACGTCGGGCTCGTGGGATATCCGAACGCGGGGAAGTCGAGCTTGCTCGCCGCCCTGTCGCGCGCCAATCCGCTCGTGGCCGACTATCCGTTCACGACCCTCTCCCCCATCCTCGGAGTGGTGGAGGACGCCGAGCGGGATCGGCGCTTCACGATGGCGGACATTCCCGGCATCATCGAGGGCGCGTCGGAAGGCAAGGGGCTGGGCTTGGAGTTCTTGCGGCACATCAGCCGCACGCGCCTCTTGGTGTACGTCCTCGCGGCGGACCGAGATCCCGCTCGGGAACTCGCGTCGCTTCAGGCAGAGCTGCGCTCGTACGACCCGAGCCTTTTGGACAGCGTCGGCCTCATCGCCCTCAACAAAGTCGACCTCGTGGACGACGAGATCGGCGCCATGATCGAGGCGGACCTCGCCGAGACGGGCTTGCCGATTCTGCGCGTGTCGGCCGCCGAGGAAATCGGGCTCGACGAACTTCGCGAAACGATCTTCGATCTGCTGCCTTCGCGCGAGTTGTGGGCGCAAACCCACGCTCTGGAGGAAGAGCCGGAGACGGTCGCGGCGCCCGAGCCGCTCAAAGTGGTTCTGTCGGCGGATCAGTCGACGGACGAGGAGCGCGTGTTCGTGGTGACCGGGGGAGGATTCGAAGAGCGTTTGTCGCGCTTCGAGCGGCACATCACCGACGCGGCGGAATATCTCACGGGGTACTTCAAGCGTCAAGGGCTCACGAACGCGCTCAAGCGTGCGGGTGCCCGCGAGGGCGACACCGTGGTGATCGGGCCGTTCCGCTTCGAGTACTTCGAAGACGATTAA
- the rplU gene encoding 50S ribosomal protein L21: protein MFAIITSGGKQYRVQEGDVLRVEKLAGEAGTTMTFKPLFVVGEQTLIGDAANGFTVNAEVVDHGKHKKIYIRKYKSGIQYRRRTGHRQQFTAIRITGIAQA, encoded by the coding sequence ATGTTTGCAATCATTACGAGCGGTGGGAAGCAATACCGCGTGCAGGAAGGCGACGTTCTGCGCGTCGAGAAGCTCGCGGGCGAAGCGGGCACGACCATGACCTTCAAGCCTTTGTTCGTCGTCGGCGAGCAAACCCTCATCGGCGACGCGGCGAACGGCTTTACCGTGAACGCCGAAGTCGTGGACCACGGCAAGCACAAGAAGATCTACATCCGCAAGTACAAGAGCGGTATCCAATACCGTCGCCGCACGGGTCACCGTCAGCAATTCACGGCGATCCGCATCACGGGCATCGCGCAAGCGTAA
- a CDS encoding PHP domain-containing protein has protein sequence MDLHCHSEASKDCRTPIHDFPDLLLRRGIAVQAITDHNEIWGAVALRTLVRALSLDDRLTIIVGEEVSTRDGEIIGLFLHDRIPAGMSAEDTVRAIRDQGGLVLLPHGFDPLKRHRLRPEALERVRDEIDIVESFNARVSNVRYNAEAGEWAAKRDLPASAGSDAHTDDQVGECWVQTPDRSVTTPEDLLGALRSGDIIGKWTHPAIAFVAKQLHGFRKNSLRSPSRAS, from the coding sequence ATGGACTTGCACTGCCACTCGGAAGCGTCGAAGGACTGCCGCACGCCCATCCACGACTTTCCGGACTTGCTGCTTCGGCGCGGAATCGCCGTGCAGGCGATCACGGATCACAACGAGATTTGGGGAGCCGTCGCCTTGCGAACCCTCGTGCGGGCCTTGAGCCTCGACGATCGCCTCACGATCATCGTCGGCGAGGAAGTCAGCACGCGCGACGGAGAAATAATCGGGCTGTTTTTGCACGACCGCATTCCGGCGGGAATGAGCGCCGAGGACACCGTGCGGGCCATTCGCGATCAAGGCGGCTTGGTGTTGCTGCCGCACGGCTTCGATCCGCTCAAGCGCCACCGCCTTCGGCCCGAGGCGCTCGAGCGCGTGAGAGACGAGATCGACATCGTCGAGAGCTTCAATGCCCGCGTGTCCAACGTCCGCTACAACGCCGAGGCGGGCGAGTGGGCGGCGAAGCGCGACCTTCCGGCGAGCGCGGGCTCGGACGCGCATACCGACGATCAAGTCGGAGAGTGCTGGGTTCAAACGCCCGACCGCTCGGTGACGACGCCCGAGGATCTGCTGGGGGCCCTTCGGTCGGGCGACATCATCGGGAAGTGGACGCACCCCGCGATCGCGTTCGTGGCCAAGCAACTTCATGGGTTTCGCAAGAACTCCCTGAGAAGCCCGTCAAGAGCCTCCTAA